A single region of the Desulfovibrio sp. genome encodes:
- a CDS encoding glycosyltransferase produces the protein MHDAFEGRIDVKFPRAVVTGVTGNWAFAAGTVLLALRRHNPGMKADIIVFCDDSLMENDAAILRNLGAQLVPFRPVPAELTAEALEVFSPLSLAKFDCFDLLQRYTSVVWLDADVLVQDSLEGLFDCGPLGLALEDPEFSDPPGVKPAQINLHEPIEGFDGGADNLNSGVIVFRNDLPAPDALRQGCLEFVCRHGARLRYPDQAAFNLLAQMLLRQYPQSVFQLPQGFNAHPRNPAAAFAPVVHAFGAYKLWNDGLTATCFPEWQRDYARWQRLGGSPYAGIVENADFLEGGAFSLLGGLCGTIEKAEAAIADLQQKLEMETRVRTRLEAVVSKLG, from the coding sequence ATGCACGATGCATTTGAAGGCCGCATTGACGTGAAGTTTCCGCGCGCGGTGGTCACAGGCGTAACCGGCAACTGGGCCTTTGCCGCTGGCACGGTGCTGTTGGCGCTTCGGCGGCATAATCCGGGGATGAAGGCCGACATCATCGTTTTTTGCGATGATTCCCTGATGGAAAACGATGCCGCCATATTGCGCAACCTTGGTGCGCAGCTTGTGCCCTTTAGGCCTGTTCCCGCGGAGCTGACGGCTGAGGCTCTGGAGGTTTTTTCGCCGCTCAGTCTGGCAAAATTTGACTGCTTTGACTTGCTGCAACGCTATACATCCGTTGTATGGCTTGATGCGGACGTGCTGGTTCAGGATAGTCTTGAAGGCCTGTTTGATTGCGGCCCTCTGGGGCTTGCGCTGGAAGACCCGGAGTTTTCCGACCCTCCGGGGGTCAAGCCAGCGCAGATCAATCTGCACGAACCCATTGAGGGGTTTGACGGTGGCGCAGACAACCTGAATTCGGGAGTCATTGTATTCCGCAATGATTTACCAGCACCAGATGCACTGCGTCAGGGCTGCCTGGAATTTGTATGCCGTCACGGCGCAAGGTTGCGCTACCCCGATCAGGCGGCCTTTAACCTGCTGGCGCAGATGCTGCTGCGGCAGTACCCGCAGAGCGTTTTTCAACTACCGCAGGGCTTCAATGCGCATCCGCGTAATCCGGCGGCGGCATTTGCGCCAGTGGTGCATGCCTTTGGAGCGTACAAGCTGTGGAATGACGGCCTCACCGCCACCTGTTTTCCTGAATGGCAGCGTGATTATGCCCGCTGGCAACGCCTTGGCGGCAGCCCCTATGCGGGAATAGTGGAAAATGCTGACTTTCTTGAGGGCGGCGCGTTTTCACTGCTCGGCGGGCTGTGCGGCACCATTGAAAAAGCTGAGGCCGCCATTGCCGACTTGCAGCAGAAGCTGGAAATGGAAACCAGGGTTCGGACCAGACTCGAAGCCGTGGTCAGCAAGCTCGGGTGA
- a CDS encoding UbiX family flavin prenyltransferase, which produces MRDILVGVSGASGMPLALCLMRLLAAMPDVRTHCVVSDGARAVLRAECGADAALLTALAHTTYAAEDLGAGPASGSWWRRGNEPAAMLLVPCSMGTVGAIASGATRNLVHRAADVALKERLPLVMVTRESPLSAIHLRNLLTLREAGAVIMPFSPCFYLRPAGVEELLEQFCGRIFDQVGLAHSLGRWTGQA; this is translated from the coding sequence ATGCGTGATATTCTTGTTGGGGTGAGCGGGGCCAGCGGCATGCCCCTTGCCCTGTGCCTCATGCGGCTACTGGCAGCCATGCCCGATGTGCGCACCCACTGCGTGGTCTCCGATGGCGCGCGGGCCGTGCTGCGGGCGGAATGCGGCGCGGATGCCGCGCTGCTCACGGCTCTGGCGCACACCACATACGCTGCGGAAGACCTGGGCGCAGGCCCGGCCAGCGGTTCGTGGTGGAGGCGCGGCAACGAGCCAGCAGCCATGCTGCTAGTGCCGTGCTCCATGGGAACAGTTGGGGCCATCGCCAGCGGTGCTACGCGCAACCTTGTTCACCGTGCTGCGGATGTGGCGCTGAAGGAGCGCTTGCCCCTGGTGATGGTCACGCGCGAAAGCCCGCTCTCTGCCATACATCTGCGCAATCTGTTGACTCTGCGCGAGGCCGGCGCGGTGATCATGCCGTTTTCTCCCTGTTTTTATCTGCGGCCTGCTGGCGTGGAGGAACTGCTGGAGCAGTTCTGCGGCCGTATCTTTGATCAGGTGGGGCTTGCCCATAGTCTTGGCCGCTGGACAGGTCAGGCATAG
- a CDS encoding metal-dependent hydrolase, with the protein MSDITWFGHSAFKISAPDAQVIIDPFFAPSAGVSSSAAGDVDIVLVTHDHGDHVGDAVSLCRRTGAQLGAIVGTAGKLAEAGVPQEQILNGIGFNMGGTLTHKGVSMTMTQAYHSSDSGAPAGYIVRMPDGLTVYHAGDTCVFSGMELWGQLYSIDVALLPVGGVFTMDARQAALACKLLRCKAAVPMHWGTFPVLAQSAAEFRAELENLNLPCRCVEMAPGETVSFG; encoded by the coding sequence ATGAGCGACATAACCTGGTTTGGACACTCGGCATTCAAAATCAGTGCGCCTGACGCGCAGGTGATTATTGATCCTTTTTTTGCTCCTTCTGCAGGAGTATCGTCCAGCGCGGCAGGTGATGTGGATATTGTGCTGGTAACTCACGACCACGGCGACCATGTGGGGGATGCCGTATCCCTGTGCCGCCGCACCGGCGCGCAGCTTGGGGCCATTGTGGGCACTGCGGGCAAACTGGCCGAGGCAGGTGTGCCCCAAGAGCAGATTCTCAACGGCATTGGCTTTAACATGGGCGGCACCCTGACCCACAAGGGCGTGAGCATGACCATGACGCAGGCCTACCATTCCAGCGATTCGGGCGCTCCGGCGGGCTATATTGTGCGTATGCCCGATGGTCTCACCGTGTACCATGCGGGCGATACCTGTGTCTTCAGCGGCATGGAGCTGTGGGGTCAGCTCTACAGCATCGATGTGGCCCTGTTGCCCGTGGGCGGCGTGTTTACCATGGATGCGCGTCAGGCGGCCCTGGCCTGCAAGTTGCTGCGCTGCAAGGCTGCCGTTCCCATGCATTGGGGAACGTTCCCGGTGCTGGCGCAGAGCGCAGCCGAGTTCAGGGCAGAGCTTGAAAACCTGAATCTGCCCTGCCGCTGTGTGGAAATGGCCCCCGGCGAAACCGTAAGCTTCGGCTGA
- a CDS encoding glycosyltransferase family 10 codes for MAESSTLCYFATIHASWPWMRQTEDGNGALGSAQFVLPPPASHSLSPLSTSAGTSSAWLVVFDEAPAGFSTIVPRERRILFVTEPPEIKKYPRSYLSQFGTVVSPYDLRGVERRSMVISNPCLNWHFGVSKVSGEYISKFKSLDELRTFPVPEKSGLVSVVCSSKTATSAQRARLALVSLLKEQLGDALHVYGRGFNPVDDKMSAIAPYKYHVVLENNYLDNFWTEKLSDAWLGWALPLYLGAPNLNAVCPAAGFVPLPVGNLEACAQSIISAIESSLWEARQAELALCRNWMLETTNIFARAARMMETAPQYCRRQPALRKPEPIFGVGRDDVAALYRQGKANDK; via the coding sequence GTGGCTGAAAGTTCCACCCTGTGCTATTTTGCCACCATCCACGCGTCTTGGCCCTGGATGCGGCAGACAGAAGACGGCAACGGTGCGCTAGGCAGTGCGCAATTTGTGCTGCCCCCGCCCGCCTCCCACTCCCTTTCCCCGCTTTCCACATCGGCTGGTACTTCCAGCGCATGGCTTGTGGTTTTTGATGAAGCCCCTGCGGGTTTTAGCACCATAGTGCCCCGTGAACGGCGCATCCTGTTTGTGACAGAGCCGCCGGAAATCAAAAAGTATCCCCGCTCCTACCTTTCCCAGTTCGGCACGGTGGTGTCGCCTTATGACTTGCGCGGTGTCGAGCGTCGCAGCATGGTTATCAGCAACCCCTGCCTTAACTGGCATTTTGGCGTCAGCAAAGTATCAGGAGAATATATAAGTAAATTCAAATCTCTGGATGAATTGCGCACATTTCCCGTGCCAGAAAAATCAGGCCTTGTTTCCGTAGTTTGTTCCAGCAAAACGGCAACGTCGGCACAGCGAGCACGCCTTGCTCTGGTGAGCCTGCTCAAGGAGCAGCTGGGTGACGCGCTGCATGTGTACGGGCGTGGATTCAACCCCGTGGACGACAAAATGTCGGCCATTGCGCCCTACAAATATCATGTGGTGCTTGAAAACAACTACCTCGACAACTTCTGGACAGAAAAACTGTCCGATGCATGGCTCGGCTGGGCATTGCCGCTCTATCTTGGCGCGCCCAACCTCAATGCGGTTTGCCCCGCAGCCGGATTTGTCCCGCTGCCTGTGGGCAATCTGGAAGCCTGCGCGCAGAGCATCATTTCTGCCATCGAGAGCAGTTTATGGGAGGCCCGGCAAGCAGAGCTTGCCCTATGTCGCAACTGGATGCTCGAAACCACCAATATTTTTGCCCGTGCTGCCCGGATGATGGAAACAGCGCCGCAGTATTGCCGCAGGCAGCCAGCGTTGCGCAAACCGGAACCCATATTTGGCGTGGGGCGTGACGATGTGGCCGCTTTGTACAGGCAGGGGAAGGCAAACGACAAGTGA
- a CDS encoding iron-containing alcohol dehydrogenase, with protein MHDFTYYTPTRVVFGKNTEQQTGALVEACKCRKVLIHFGGQSALRSGLVDRIKTSLEAEGLTFVTLGGVVPNPRLSLIREGIELARGEEVDFVLAVGGGSVIDSAKAIAYGAANEGDVWDYYMGKRKPNACLPIGCVVTIAAAGSEMSSSTVVTNEENGFKRSFKTDMARPAFAVMNPELTMSLPPFQTACGCVDILMHTMERYFGHGSNMDITDSIGEGLMRVVMHHAAVLRDDPANYDSRAEVMWAGSLSHNGLTGCGSDGGDWATHMIEHELSGMFDVAHGAGLSAIWGSWARHVLPLRPDRFALFAERVMGVAPAETETITGLRGIEAMERFFRSLRMPTSLKELHLAPTDAQIAEMAEKALVGKTHIGSVKKLLPPDIVAIFAASR; from the coding sequence ATGCATGATTTTACGTACTACACGCCCACAAGGGTAGTTTTCGGCAAAAATACAGAGCAGCAGACCGGCGCGCTCGTCGAAGCCTGCAAATGCCGCAAGGTGCTTATCCACTTTGGCGGGCAGAGCGCCCTGCGGTCAGGTCTTGTGGATAGGATCAAGACATCTCTCGAGGCGGAAGGACTGACCTTTGTCACCCTCGGCGGCGTAGTGCCCAATCCCCGGCTTTCGCTGATCCGCGAGGGCATTGAACTGGCGCGTGGTGAAGAGGTGGATTTTGTGCTGGCAGTGGGCGGCGGCAGCGTTATCGATTCGGCCAAGGCCATTGCTTACGGCGCCGCCAACGAAGGCGATGTGTGGGATTATTACATGGGCAAACGCAAGCCGAACGCCTGCCTGCCCATTGGCTGCGTGGTGACCATCGCCGCCGCGGGCAGCGAGATGAGCAGTTCAACCGTTGTGACCAACGAGGAAAACGGCTTCAAACGCAGCTTCAAGACGGATATGGCCCGTCCAGCCTTTGCCGTCATGAATCCGGAGCTGACCATGTCGCTGCCGCCCTTTCAGACGGCCTGCGGCTGCGTGGATATCCTCATGCACACCATGGAACGCTATTTTGGGCACGGCTCGAACATGGACATAACGGACAGCATCGGCGAGGGCCTCATGCGCGTGGTCATGCACCATGCCGCCGTGCTGCGCGATGATCCGGCCAACTACGACTCCAGAGCCGAAGTCATGTGGGCTGGCAGCCTTTCGCACAACGGGCTGACCGGTTGCGGCTCTGACGGCGGCGACTGGGCCACGCACATGATTGAACACGAGCTGAGCGGCATGTTTGACGTGGCTCACGGCGCGGGGCTGTCTGCCATATGGGGCAGCTGGGCGCGCCATGTGCTGCCCCTGCGCCCTGACCGCTTTGCCCTGTTTGCAGAGAGGGTCATGGGCGTTGCCCCGGCGGAGACGGAAACCATCACGGGTCTGCGGGGCATTGAGGCCATGGAGCGGTTTTTCCGCTCGCTACGCATGCCCACCTCGCTGAAGGAGCTGCATCTCGCGCCCACGGATGCGCAGATTGCCGAAATGGCAGAAAAGGCCCTTGTGGGCAAAACTCACATCGGGAGTGTAAAAAAACTGCTGCCTCCCGATATCGTCGCCATTTTTGCTGCCTCGCGGTAA
- a CDS encoding glycosyltransferase family A protein has protein sequence MNPSKPEITVAMPAYNAAAHLHEAMDSILAQSFEDFELLVVDDGSTDNTLALAQSIDDKRVRVERLPANKGRATARNMALGRARGRYLAWMDADDIAMPHRLEVQHACLEALPQIHICGGGVQYFGQSDVLEFFPEQPEAARAAALFGAPVPNGCALLRLDAMRAFGLRYDAALARAEDLAFWADALLKAGLQAVNLQEPLLRYRYTPASHARQWHVRALLGHVFPPLGIQATGSQAVLHTGLVYGGATEPEAALRWLDTLWQAWTARYGHDDYMQRHMFVFMARVLREASADTAQAERADSLLRTLSLPALAENI, from the coding sequence GTGAACCCCTCCAAGCCAGAAATCACCGTGGCAATGCCCGCCTATAATGCCGCCGCCCACCTCCACGAGGCCATGGATTCCATCCTGGCCCAGAGCTTTGAAGACTTTGAGCTGCTGGTGGTAGACGATGGCTCCACAGACAATACTCTTGCTCTGGCGCAGTCCATTGATGACAAAAGAGTCCGTGTTGAGCGGCTGCCCGCCAACAAGGGGCGGGCCACGGCGCGCAACATGGCCTTGGGCCGTGCGCGTGGCCGGTATCTGGCCTGGATGGACGCTGACGACATTGCCATGCCCCATCGGCTGGAAGTGCAACATGCCTGCCTTGAGGCGCTCCCCCAAATTCATATCTGCGGCGGTGGCGTGCAGTATTTCGGACAATCAGACGTGCTTGAGTTCTTTCCCGAGCAGCCGGAGGCGGCAAGGGCGGCGGCGCTCTTTGGCGCGCCAGTTCCCAACGGTTGCGCCTTGTTGCGGCTGGACGCGATGCGCGCCTTTGGCTTACGCTATGACGCTGCCCTGGCAAGGGCAGAGGATCTGGCCTTTTGGGCCGATGCCCTGCTCAAGGCCGGATTGCAGGCGGTCAATTTGCAGGAGCCGCTGCTGCGCTACCGATATACGCCAGCGTCCCATGCCCGCCAGTGGCATGTGCGCGCCCTGCTTGGTCATGTATTTCCACCGCTGGGCATCCAGGCAACAGGCTCGCAGGCGGTGTTGCACACAGGGCTGGTTTATGGCGGGGCTACAGAGCCGGAAGCGGCGCTGCGCTGGCTTGATACCCTCTGGCAGGCCTGGACTGCCCGCTATGGGCACGATGACTATATGCAACGCCACATGTTTGTTTTTATGGCGCGCGTTTTGCGCGAAGCATCGGCGGACACAGCACAGGCAGAGCGGGCAGACAGTCTTTTGCGTACACTTTCGCTCCCCGCGCTGGCAGAAAATATCTGA